In Roseibium algicola, the DNA window ATCACGATACGGTTCTTCAGTTCGATTGCCCCTGCCTTTGCGGGCGAAAACAGTTTTGCTTCTGACATGTTCTTCTTTCCTTTTGAAGTTTGTCTGCTTCACTATTTCTGGACTAAACAGTCCAATATTATGCGTACAACTCCGTGGTTCTTCACGAACGCTTCCACACCGCCCGGGCGATTATGGCATCAGGACGGTCCGTGCCTGCTTCAGGGTTCTGGCAATCCGCTCTGCCGGAACTCCAGCCTTGCGCAGCGCCAGGGTTCCAATGGCAAGCGATGAATAGGCGCTCGCCCTATCCCGGACAGCGTCCGGGTTGTCCGGGTCGATCGCCCTGGCAAAGAGGTCTTCGATGTTTTCCAGGTGACGACGGCCAATCTCGGCAACCTTGTCGTCATGGGGCGCAAGTTCGGTGATGCAATTGACCAGAAGGCAGCCCCTTGCCCCCCCTTTCGGATCGGACAAAGCCTGCATCATCGCGTCCACCGCGTCATCTTCAGCGGTTTCGGCAACTTCCTTCAGGCCACGGATTCCGTTTTTCGAATAATGCTCCAGCGCTCGCAGAAACAGCGTCTGCTTGCAGCCGAAAGTGGCGTAGAAACTGGAACGGCTAAGCCCCATTGCCTTGGTAAGATCGTCCAGAGACGTCGCTTCGAAGCCCTTCTGCCAGAAAACATGCATGGCCGCCTCAAGCGCCGCCGCTTCATCGAAGCTGCGCGGCCTGCCCGGACCTGCCGTGCGTTTTTCCGAGCCGGAAATATGGACCTCTGCGTTTCTCATGCCTCTGATATGGACTACGCAGTCCAGAATGCAAGAGGAGCAAGTCCGATTTCTGGACTGATCGTTTCAGATCATCCCGATGCCTGGTCTGTGCAAGATAAAATTACATACGGCACGAACCGGCATAGGCATCGCCGACATCGTCGAAGACCCGGGCAACGGCTTCCATCTCATAGAGTTTGCTGGTGCGCCGGACCCCTTCCACAATATAGAAATCCTGAATGGGAAACTGGTTGGAATTGAAGCGGAAGTCGCCTCGAACGCTTTCAAAGGGAGCCGCACTGATAGCCGAAATCAACGCTTCCTGGTCCTTGATGCCCCCGGTCAGTTCCAGGGCAAAATGGATCAGCTTGGCAGCATCATAGCCTTGCGCAGCGTAGACCGAGGGCTCGTACTTGTAGGCCTTGCTGAACTCCCGCACGAACCTCTTGTTGGCCGGATTATCAAGGTTGGGCGCCCAATGAGATGCGCTGTAAAGTCCCTCAGCCATCTCCGCCGTATAGGGTAGCGTGACGGCATTGACCGTGTCGGACGAGAGGAACGGTACAATACCCTTCAGCCCGGAAGTGTGGAACTGTTTCACCAGTTCCACCCCCATGCCACCAGGCATGAAGGTGAAAATCGCATCCGGTTCTATTTCCTCGATCTGCTTGAATTCATCCGAGAAATCGGTCTGACCCAGTTTCGGGAACAATTCGCGGGCGATCTGTCCCTTGAAATGGCGGCGGAACGCGGCAACGGCATCCCGGGCAGCTTCATAGTCCGGAGCGATCGTGACGACGTCCTGGTACCCTTTGAGGCTGGCGTAACGCCCCATCGTCTCGTGGACCTGATCGTCCTGTGACGCAGTTGAGAAGAAATAACGGCTGCAATTGCGCCCGGCGATCGGCGCAGGCCCGGAATGCGTTCCGATAAACAAGGTCTTCGACCGCACGATAGGATCGTGCACGGCAAGCATCACCTTGGAGAAATTGACGCCGACGATGAGATCGACGCCATTTTCCTCGATCAGTTTCGTTGCCTGCTCCAGCGCATTGTCCGGATCCAGCTTGTCATCGACCACGATTACATTGGTGGGCAAGCCACCAAGCGCGCCATTGGATTGCTCGACGGCCAGCATGAAACCGTCACGCATGTGTTCACCATAGACGGCCGCCGGGCCGGACAGTGTCGCCAACAGGCCGATCTTCAATTCCTGCACATCCTGCGCGGCCGCCGAGTGGCACGTGAGCGCCATTCCAGCAGCAACGCCCGCCGCCAATCCGACCGTTCGAGAGATGAGGTGAGAGATCCAGCGCGTCATGATCTTTTTGCCTGTCGTTTCTGGCTTCGCCTTTCGCCCTGCCCGGGCGAAATGCCTGCCGTTCATTCTACCGGCAGGCCGTTTGCGCGCAGTTTGTCAGAGACAGGTTAGGCTTTTGCAAACGCACATCCATTTGGCCCCGCAAGACCACAGACCCGTCACATTTCATGCAAAATTCCCTACTGCCGCCGCAATCCGGCCTGCGTGCCGACGCATTAACGAAGATTAATGCTCCGGTACCCAGATATGGCAATCGCTCCGAGCGTGCCCGAACCGCAAAACCAGGAGGGCCACATGTATTCCGTCACCGCGCCAGCCAACACTTGCGACTTCCCCGAAGGCCACGATCCGGACAATGCACCTCAAAAGAACGAGCTGAAGCTCGTCGTTCCCAACGATCCGTCCAAGGACGATGAAGTCCCTCTTAGCGAAACCGAAGTTCACACAGTGGCGGCAGACACAGGTTCTGACGCCAGCACACTTGCCGCCAAGATCCTGCAGATGCATGCAACCGCCGACGAACTGAAGCCGACAGGCTCCCGCCGCCCAACGCTGACAGGTGCAACGGACGAATCCGGCTTTGATATGCCAGGCGTGTTGCGCACTCCGGTACGAGGATCCCGGAATATCGGTCTTCAGCCTGAACAAGTCCCTGCACCTGCAGCCGCTTACAAAGCGGCAGCCAATTTCCGGCATGGTCCGAGTTTCAGAACCCTGCTGATCAGTACACTTGTGATTGTCGGCGTCGGCACAGGAGCAATCTATTTGAGCCTGAGCGACCTGCTGGCCGGCAAAGACGCAGACAGCCGCACGGTCCAGACCCAGCAGATCAATACCGAACCGACGATCGAGAGCCTGATTGCCGGCGCAGATCCCGAATACCAGGGCAGGACGGATCTGACCGCAACACCGACCGCAAGCGCAGAGCAGGTAAAGTCGGCCAAGGACCGTATCCGCGAGGTATTCGCCTCAAGGTCGATCGCGTCCACTGCACCTGAAGACCATTCCAACCCGCTGGGGCATGACACCAACAAGGTTGCCGACGACAAGATCCAGTCGCGACTTGCTCCAGCTCAGCCTGCCCCCGTCAGAACAAATAGCCAATCGGCACGTGGCACCACCAATACGCTCGTTGCCAGCGCTGCTGCAGCAGTGCAGGAGACCGACGAAAATCCGGTATCGGATGCATCGCCGCTGGGAGCTGACATTCCGGCCGTCACGGCACCTGACACCGACACTGCATCCGCCTCTACTCCGGAAACCAGCGCCGCTGCGTCGGACTTTCCTCTTTCGGCAAAAATCAAGTCATCGGTGAACCTGCGTGAAGCGCAGAACAAGGATGCGACGGTTCTGGCCGTCATCCCGGCTGGAGCCGAGGTTCGCTTCAACACGTGTGGCAACTGGTGGTGCGGCGTTCAGTATGACGGCAAGACCGGCTACGTAGGTGAAAGTTTCCTGGAACCCCAGCAGCAGCCATGAGTAAAACCTGCGATTGCCAGGTAGAGCCTTGTTAAGTGTCGAAGCGTAATATCCCGTCGATTTAAGTTTGCCCTGCGGACCGCGGGGACAGTTGCATCGACGGGCGCAATCAGCAGCGCCTGTTTCGATTGCTCTCGATATGTCGCAACATTTTTCCGGCCGGTCTCGGCATTTGGATTGTTGCGCTTTCGCGGTGCAAGTCAGGCACTGCAGACAGGAGACGGACCATGGCAAACCGTGCAGCCCTCAACCTCAGCGCTTCCCTTCTCTTCACTTTCCCGGCCGCAATCACACAAGCTCAGGCGGATGGAACCGATTGCACAGTCTATGCGACCGACTATGCCAACGCCCGCATGGGCAGCGGTGATGTCGTCGGAGATGCTGTGTCCGGCGGCATGGCCGGAGCGGTTGTTGGCGGTGAATGGCGCGGGGCTTCGGGCGCTTATCGTGGCGCCCGCGCCGGTGCAGCGCTTGGCGTCCTGGACAACATGGGCTCAATGTCCGGCGGTTGGCAGGCTCTTTACGACATGGCCTACCAGATGTGCCAGCAGCAGACGTCCGGGGTAAACGCCCCCTATTACCAGTCCCCCAGCGTCGGAACGTCTTCCTCCGACTGTCGTTCCTCGGCCAGCGTCAACGCGCCGCTGAAAAGATCCCCGAACGGCGGCATCATGGTCGGCTCTGATTTCGGCTATTGCCGCTAGCACCGCAGCTTGCTGCCAAAGACTTGGTGGAAGAGCCTTCAGCTCGCCCTGCCGACGGGTTGACGTTACAGGCGAAGCACAGTCAACTATGGCCGATTTTTAAAGGCTCCGGCCTGCCTTTGCGCACAACGACAGGATTTTTCATGACACTCCGCTTCTCCCCGAAAATCGCTGCCACCGCCCTCGCCGGTTTCTGGCTCGCCACCGCGCCTGCTCAGGCGCAGCAGTGTGGCGGCGACTTCCGGCAGTTCCTTGCAGGCGTGAAACAGGAAGCGATTGCCAAGGGCCTTTCCGCGAATGCGGCAGACCAGACCCTGGCGGGCGCGCAGGTCGACCGCAAGGTGCTGTCGCGTGATCGGGCGCAGGGTGTCTTCAAGATGACCTTCCTGGACTTTTCCAAGCGGGTCATTTCCGGCTACCGGATGAAAAACGGCGCCGCGAACATGAAGAAATACGCGAGCGTGTTCCAGCGCACCGAATCCGAATACGGCGTTCCGGCACCTGTCATTACCGCTTTCTGGGCGCTTGAAACGGATTTTGGCGCGGTTCAGGGCGATTTCAACACCGTCAACGCGCTGGCCACGCTTGCTCATGATTGCCGCCGCCCGGAACTGTTCCGGCCGCAACTGATCGCTGCCATCGAGATGGTCCAGCACGGTGATCTTGACCCGCGCAGCACCACCGGCGCCTGGGCAGGTGAGATCGGTATGGTTCAGATGCTGCCGGAAGACATCATCAAGTTCGGCCGCGACGGCGATGGTGACGGGCACGTGAAGCTGAAGGAAAGCGCCGCCGATGCCATTCTGACCGCCGGCGCCTTCATCCAGCATCTGGGCTGGCGCCGCGGAGAGCCCTGGCTGCAGGAGGTTAAGGTACCGCAGAACCTCAACTGGGCCGAAAGCGGGCTCGACAAGACCAAGACCGGTGCCCAGTGGGCGGCTCTAGGCGTGCAGCCGCGCTGGGGTCAGATTTCCGGCAACCTGCCCGCTTCGCTGCTTCTGCCCCAGGGCCGCAAGGGGCCGGCCTTCCTCGCCTATCCGAATTACAACATCTATCTGGAATGGAACCAGTCGTTCGTCTACACGACCACTGCCGCCTATTTCGCGACAAGGCTCGCCGGCGCACCGGTCTACACGGAAGGCAACCCGGACCTTGGCCTGGACGACGCCCAGATGAAGCAGCTCCAGTCGAAGCTATCCAGCATGGGTTATGACGTCGGCAAGATCGACGGCATCCTCGGTTCCGGCACCCGAAATGCCGTGCAACAGGTGCAGCAGAAGCTTGGCATGCCGGCCGATGCCTGGCCGACACCTGAACTGCTGAACCGTCTCTGAGGTCCAAAATCAGAAGACCGCTAATTGCTGCGGTTCTGGACGACACATTGGCAAATGCGCAAAAAGCCCGGAGCCTTGCGAAGCTCCGGGCTTTTTATTGTCGTGACAAGCTTAACTCAGTTGCTGCCGCTCATGCCGGCTTTCAGCTTTTCCTCAATCGCCATCAGATTGAAGGATCCAGGTGTCTGGCTCGGCGGATAGTCCTGCATGGTTTGCAGGAACCTTGAGGCCAGGGCCTGGATCGGAACGATCACGAACGCACGGTCAAGCAACCAATCAAAGTAGATGTTGGCGTTGTGCTGCGCCTTTTCGAAAGGATCCCGGCGCAGGTTGAAGATCGCCGGAACACGGAGTTCGGTGAAGGGCTCCTGCCAGACGCCGAAGGCCTGACCACGGTTTTCCAGGAAAACGACCTTCCAGTCGTCGTACCGGGCAGCAACCACCTGACCATCGTCATTCACGTACCAGAATTCATGACGCGGCGAGGCATCCGTCTCGCCTTTCAGATAGGCGTTGAGGTCGTAACCGTCGATGTAGTTGCGGTAAGTCCGGCCACCGAGTTCAACACCTTCAAGAAGCTGTTCCTTGATATCCGTCGCCCCTGCAATCGCAGCGAAGGTCGGCAGCCAGTCTTCGTGGGCAACAATACCGTTCAGCGTCACGTTTTCCTGAAAGACACCAGGCCAACGAATGAAGGCGGGTACACGGTAAGCGCCTTCCCAGTTGGAATTCTTTTCGCTCCGAAACGGCGTCGTGCCGGCATCCGGCCAGGTGTTGAAATGCGGGCCGTTGTCGGTCGAATACATCACCACCGTGTTATCGGCGATGCCGAGTTCGTCCAACAGGTCCAACAGCTCGCCGACATGCATGTCATGCTCGACCATGCCGTCGTGATAGGTATCCCCGCTCGGACCGGCAATCCCTGTGTGCTCCTCCTTCACATGTGTGCGGAAATGCATGCGGGTTCCGTTCCACCAGACAAAGAAGGGAACGCCCTCTTCCACCGCTTCGCGGATGAAGCGCTTGGCTTCCGCAAGCGATTCCTCATCGACAGTTTCCATGCGCTTCTTCGTAAGAGGACCGGTGTCCTCGATCTTCTGCGTTCCGTCTGCATTGGCCCATGTATGGAGGACACCACGCGGACCGAACTGTTCGCGGAAAGTCTTGCCGTTCGCCAGAACCATATCACCCGGATAGTCCCGGTTTTCCGGCTCTTCTTCGGCATTCAGATGATAGAGATTGCCGAAGAACTCATCGAAACCGTGGTTTGTCGGCAGATGTTCGTCCAGGTCACCCTGGTGGTTCTTGCCGAATTGGCCGGTCTTATAACCTTGTGCCTTCAGAACGGTCGCCATGGTGACGTCGGTTTCCTGCCAGCCTTGCTCTGCTCCCGGCAGGCCAACCTTGGTCATGCCTGTGCGCACAGGCACATTGCCCCCGATAAAGGCGGCGCGGCCGGCCGTACAGCTTTGCTGGGCGTAATAGTCGGTAAAGGCAACGCCTTCCTGTGCGATCCGGTCGATGTTGGGCGTGCGGTAGCCCATCATGCCACGGTTGTTGTGGCTGATGTTCCAGGTGCCGATATCGTCCCCCCAAATAGCGAGAATATTCGGCTTCTGCGCTTCCTGCGCCAGACTTGTCTGGGATGTTGCGGCAAAAGCTGCCGCAAGTCCGAGAACCACCGCGCTCAGACGCGGCAACATGCGAAAATGGCTCATGAAAACTCCCACCTGAATGGTTGCTTGGACTGCGCGTTCAGATTGCAGATGCATTTTCACCCCATCTGACAGGCAGTCTACAGTTACCTTAGGTAAGTCTTCCAATCTGGCAAGGAATTTTCAATATTTTACATAAAGTTCGCATTCCCAAAGGTATTGACAATCGGCCCAGGCTTCATCAATCAATGGGTGTATCGGACAAAGAGGCAGTGCGCGGTGCCCCGCGCTTATTCGACCTTGTTCTTGTTTGCACCCGGCTTGTCTTCGGCAACCGTTGCCACACCGTCATCACCGAGCAGGAAAACAGCCAGGATCTTGGCCGGCCCTTCGCCGGTGTTCTGCCCTCTGTGGGTGATATCCATCGCTTCCAGAAGACCGTCACCGGTGCGGTAGACCTTCTTGCCAAGCTCCTCGTAAGTAACGGTAATCTCGCCTTCCAGAATGTAGGCAAAGAGCGGCGCGTGATGCTGGTGCCATTGTGTTTCCTCGCCCGGCTCCATGGTGATCTCGATGGCCTTTATGGAAGGGTTCGATTGCGGAAAAGCGACCTTTTCACCGGCAACTGTCGTATCTCCGGAAAACACGTCCCGCACCGTCGCATAAGGTGTTTTGGCGGCAGCTTCTTCGTCCTGCGCGGCTTTGGACCCTGGCTTGGCATGCGGCTTGGAAGGCGCGGGCTTGCCGTCAGGCGTGATCGACTTGTCTGCCGACAAGACTGGCGTCGCACAAAGGGCGCCGCTCAGTACCGCAATGAAAGCAAAGCTGGACAGCTTCATGATAAGTCCCCGGTTATTCACTTGCTTGGGTGGCTGGGCCAAAACGACGGCTTGGCTACCATCAAAATGTGCTTGCATTGTGCCTGACGATTGAAAGCACAACAATATTCTCACAATGACTTGAACAACTTATCACACACCAAAGTGCATTCAGCCATTCGGGTGCATAGAAGCATCGTCATACCCCAACGATAAACACACCAAATATTTTTACTGCTCTCTGAAACATATACTTAAAACTATCAATGTTCTTTTCTCCTACCATCTGGCGAAATACTTATTTAATCCAAGCCCCATACCATCAGAAAACTCACTTCAGACATGTTGAGGCTCTCATGAGATTCGGAATTTCCCGCAAGCTGGCGCTGGTATTTGGTGCCCTGGTTCTGGTTTCCCTGTCCATGGGGTTCTTCTCCTACAGTCTCATGAAAAGTGTCGCGAGCGAAGGGGAACACCTGGGAGCAGAATTGGCGCCGCTTGGGGATGCCGCGATGGAGATCAAGCTCACCGCGACGCATGCGCATTTGCTCTTTGAGGAAATCATGTCCGGTGACGACGGCGAGAGCATCGACGAAGTCTGGAATCTCCTCGACGAAACACGGTTTTACGCGAACGCCATATTAAACGGCGCGAGCAACGAAGAAGGAACCTTCTACCCTTCCCGCTCCCCGGAAGTCCGCGAAAAGATCAAGGAAGTTCTGGCAGCAGTCGACGAGTTTGTTGCCTCCGCCCAAGGCCGGTACGCTTCCCTCGCAGGCGATCAGGGTGTCGGCAGTTCGGCTGACGAGAAGTTCGATGCGATCTACGACGATCTGGAACAGAAGATCGCTGCAATCTCCGCACCGCTGACAAATGATGCGAAGGCGCAAGCCCTGGCAGGTGAAGCAAGGTTCAGTCTTGCGCATGGACATTTGCTGGTCGCGGAAATCCTGGGCGGTGATGCCGGTGAGGAATTCGCAGAAGCTCTGGGCAGTTTCGAAAACGCCCGGAAAGCGCTTGAAGCCCATCCGGACCTTCAGAAGAGCAAGGACGTTCTCGCCCAGATCGGCGAACTGATCGACCTTGCGAACGTTCGACACCAGGCCATGCTTTCAACCGAGAAAGCCGGCTCGGGAGCCGATGTTGCCTTTGACGAAACCTTCGAACGTTTCATCGCCCTGGCGGATGACGCCGAAACGCTCATTCACCAGGAAATGGATAATGGGTTGTCATCCCTGCGCTCGGCCGCAGAAACGTCCAATGCACTTCAGGTCGGCGGCACGCTGGTGCTTACGCTATTTGCGGCAACAGCCTGGTTCTATTTCAGCCGCACTATCGGTCACCGCGCACGGCAGCTTTCCGAAAATGCCAACCTGCTGGCATCAGGCCAGCTTGAAATCGAGCGACCGACCTGGCGGGCAGCAGATGAGCTGGGCCAGCTCCGCGACACGCTGGACGTCTTCCAGGGCTCTCTGGTTGAACAACGCCAGTTGGCAGAAGAAGTCGACCGGCAGCGCGAGGTCCAGGCAGCAGACCGCAAGAAGCTGATGCACAGGCTTGCAGAAGATTTCCGTGCCAGCACCGAAGCGGTCCTCGCGGCTCTCGACAATGCCACAGAGGGTCTGCAGGTTGCCGTTGATATGTCCACCAAGGCCGCCGAGGACTCCGGCTCAATCGTGCAATCGACCACTCACGCCGCGGACAATGCATCCGGCAAGGTCGATACGGTTGCCGCCGCCGCAGAAGAGCTTACCGCCTCCATTGCGGACATCAGCAGACAGGTGGAAGCGACCGCGTCCGTGGTTGCCTCGGCCACCGGCCAGGCCAGCTTGACCAACGAGAAGATTTCAAACCTGGCCGACGCAGCCGACAAGATTGGTGAAGTTGTCGTTCTTATCCAAGCTATCGCCGAGCAGACGAACCTGCTTGCACTGAACGCAACCATCGAAGCGGCGCGGGCCGGTGAAGCAGGCAAGGGATTTGCGGTGGTCGCGGCGGAAGTGAAAGAGCTGGCGACCCAAACCTCAAAGGCGACCGAGGAAATCGGCGGGCAGATTGCAGCCATTCAATCGGAAACCAGGGAGGCTGTGCTCGCAATCGAACAAATTTCAACGACCATGACAGAAGTCGACACTCATACGACAACGATTTCCGCCGCGGTGTCACAGCAGGGCTCGGCAACAACCGAGATTGCCGCAAACGCGCAGGAAACGTCTTCGGATACCAGCGTCGTTTCCCGCAACATGATGCAGATGCAGGAAGCCATTCAGGCGCTTGTTCAATCCTCCGACCAGCTCCGAGGGTCTTCTTCCTCCGTTCAGGATCAATCGACCAATCTCAGGAAATCTCTGGACGACTTCCTCGCCCGCCTGGATGCAGCCTGATGGCTTCAGCAACGTGTTGGCTGGCGGCAGGTCAGCTGCCGGTCAGCCAAATCGCCTCTCCTAAAGCTTCAGCGCATCGCCTGACCTTGCGTACGGCTTGGTACTCTTGAACTTTACGTGAGGCGAAATCCCCTCGCTCGCCGGTAAAAATGGCATTGCACGATGAGTGCTGCTTTGAACCGTTTATCCAAGCAACGATCTGAGCTTCGGTGATATTTCCACCTCGATCACCGTCGTTCCCCTGTAGGCCAGGGCTCCGGAAAGAGCGGCCTTGAATTCGTCGGCGGTTTTCGCCTTCGCAGTCTTTGCGCCGTATCCACGCCCAAGTGCCTCGATATCAAGACCGGGCAGATCCAAACCCGGAACGTTCGGCGTTTCCTCCAGGATCGCAAACTCCTTCAGGATCGCATATTGACTGTTGCGCATGGCAACGAAAACCACATGCGCTTCCTCCTGCACGCCGGTGTAGATGCTCTGCACCGAATACTGGAACGAGCCGTCACCGATCACGGCGATTACCGGCCTGTTGCGTCCGCTCGTTTCCTCGGCAATCGCAAGACCGACAGCGGCCGGCATGTCCCAGCCGAGACCTCCGGAAGCAAAGGTGTAGAACGTATCCGGCTTGTCGATCGGAATTTGCCGCTCCAGCTCGATGACGTTGGATGGCGATTCCTCAACCAGCACGAAATCTGACGGCGCAGCCTCCCGGATCAAGCTGTAGACTGCATCCGGCGTCAATGGCAGGGCCGAGTAGTCGGGTACCGGCGCCGGATCCTTTTTGTAGGGATTAGGCTTTTCCTCACGTCGATCCAGCTGAGGCAGGATTGCCTGAAGAAAAAGCCTGCTGTCCGAGACCAGGCTGTCGCCAACCGGGGCCTTGGCCGCCATGTCCGGATCGTCTGTAATTTGCAGCAGCTTTGTGCCTGCCGGAAGGTAGTCTCCCGCGACATATGGATAGTAGCGGAAGACCGGTGCTCCGACGGCGATGACCAGATCGTGCCCCTCGAGCCGCTTGCAGATGGGGCCGATGGCCGAAGGCAACGTGCCGGCGTGGAGCCGATGACTTTCCGGAAATGGCGTGCGCTCCGCGAAAGGCGCCGTCAGAACCGGGGCAGACAGCGTTTCTGCGAACGCTATCCCTTCGTCCCAGGCTTCTGACCGGGCAATGTCCGAGCCGTAGACCAGAACCGGAGTTTTTGATGCGTTGATACGCTCAGCGAAATCTTGGATTCTGGCAGGGTCGGCGGCCGAACGCAGAGACACGGACCGAACTTCTGCGGGTCCCTCCATTTCCTTGTCCCAGTCGTCCAGCGGGAGAGACAGGAACACCGGCCCGCTCGGCTGCTGGATCGCTGCCGCGTAGGCCCGCATAAAAGCGGCCGGCACGTCCTGGGCCCTTGCCGGTTCATAACTCCACTTCACCCATGGCTGGGGCAAAAGCGTCGCATTGATGTTGGTAAGAAGCGGCTCGAGCAGCAGCATGTCTCGGGTCTGCTGTCCGGCGGTCAGAATGAGCGGTGTCTTGTTCTGGTAGGCGGTCAGGATGCAGCCCATCGCGTTACCGAGGCCTGCTCCTGTATGGACATTCACAATGACAGGTTTGCGCAGTCCCTGCGCCAGGCCGTCAGCGATGCCGACGACGCTGGCTTCCTGCAATGAAAGCACGTAACGGAAGTCATCCGGGAAATTCTTCAGAAAGGTTTCTTCAGTGGACCCGGGATTGCCGACGATAGTTGTCAAACCGAGCTTGCGAAGCAGATCGAAGGTAACGTCTTTTACAGTCGGCATATTATCCTCCGCTTGACGCTGAAACCAAAGCTCCCAGCGTCACAAAACAAGAAAACCACCCCTACTTCTTAAATTTCTCGGAAAAAGACTAAACCTCTGCCTCCAAGTGAGACAAGCAAAGATTGCTTCTCTTGAGTGAACCCGTCAGACGTCAATCGGTTCGCCGGGATTTGGCTTTACCACCTTGTCGCGATCGCCGCCCATTGCCTCAAGGAACGTATCCGCCGTCTGGTCGATGATCGGGAACGAGCCGTAATGGCAGGGAATGATCGTATCGAAGTTGAAGAAACGGGTGCAGGCGAGCGCTGCCGACTTGCCGCCCATCGTGAAGCGGTCACCGATGGGAACAAGCCCGATCTTCGGCTGGTAGATCTCGTCGATCAGGGCCATGTCGGAAAAGATGTCGGTATCCCCCAGATGATAGAGCGTCTTTTCCCCAGGGGCTTCGATGATGACACCATGTGGATTGCCCAGATAGACGGCCTCACCGCCTGCCTGGAAGGACGACGAGTGATCAGCGCGCGTCAGCGCGACGCTGAACGGTCCAACGTTCACCTTGCCGCCGGAATTCATGGGACTGATATTCTCGATCCCCTGCCGGTTGGCCCACATGCAGATTTCGAAATTGGACGTCAGCTGCGCGCCGTTTTTTTTCAGGATGTCGACGGCATCACCGATATGATCGTTGTGACCATGGGTCAGGATGACATGCGTTACGCCATCTGATGCCTGATCGACTGACAGGCTCTCGGGAAAAGACGGATTTCCGGTAAAGAACGGATCGAACAGGATGGATGCTCCTTCAATCTCGATCTTGAAGGCGGAATGGCCATACCAGGTCAGTTTCATCACGGTCTCCTAATTCGACGACAGATTGCCTGGACCCTATCAGCGGCAGCCGGTCCGCAACAAGCTGAATGCG includes these proteins:
- a CDS encoding TetR/AcrR family transcriptional regulator produces the protein MRNAEVHISGSEKRTAGPGRPRSFDEAAALEAAMHVFWQKGFEATSLDDLTKAMGLSRSSFYATFGCKQTLFLRALEHYSKNGIRGLKEVAETAEDDAVDAMMQALSDPKGGARGCLLVNCITELAPHDDKVAEIGRRHLENIEDLFARAIDPDNPDAVRDRASAYSSLAIGTLALRKAGVPAERIARTLKQARTVLMP
- a CDS encoding ABC transporter substrate-binding protein yields the protein MTRWISHLISRTVGLAAGVAAGMALTCHSAAAQDVQELKIGLLATLSGPAAVYGEHMRDGFMLAVEQSNGALGGLPTNVIVVDDKLDPDNALEQATKLIEENGVDLIVGVNFSKVMLAVHDPIVRSKTLFIGTHSGPAPIAGRNCSRYFFSTASQDDQVHETMGRYASLKGYQDVVTIAPDYEAARDAVAAFRRHFKGQIARELFPKLGQTDFSDEFKQIEEIEPDAIFTFMPGGMGVELVKQFHTSGLKGIVPFLSSDTVNAVTLPYTAEMAEGLYSASHWAPNLDNPANKRFVREFSKAYKYEPSVYAAQGYDAAKLIHFALELTGGIKDQEALISAISAAPFESVRGDFRFNSNQFPIQDFYIVEGVRRTSKLYEMEAVARVFDDVGDAYAGSCRM
- a CDS encoding SH3 domain-containing protein codes for the protein MYSVTAPANTCDFPEGHDPDNAPQKNELKLVVPNDPSKDDEVPLSETEVHTVAADTGSDASTLAAKILQMHATADELKPTGSRRPTLTGATDESGFDMPGVLRTPVRGSRNIGLQPEQVPAPAAAYKAAANFRHGPSFRTLLISTLVIVGVGTGAIYLSLSDLLAGKDADSRTVQTQQINTEPTIESLIAGADPEYQGRTDLTATPTASAEQVKSAKDRIREVFASRSIASTAPEDHSNPLGHDTNKVADDKIQSRLAPAQPAPVRTNSQSARGTTNTLVASAAAAVQETDENPVSDASPLGADIPAVTAPDTDTASASTPETSAAASDFPLSAKIKSSVNLREAQNKDATVLAVIPAGAEVRFNTCGNWWCGVQYDGKTGYVGESFLEPQQQP
- a CDS encoding lytic murein transglycosylase translates to MTLRFSPKIAATALAGFWLATAPAQAQQCGGDFRQFLAGVKQEAIAKGLSANAADQTLAGAQVDRKVLSRDRAQGVFKMTFLDFSKRVISGYRMKNGAANMKKYASVFQRTESEYGVPAPVITAFWALETDFGAVQGDFNTVNALATLAHDCRRPELFRPQLIAAIEMVQHGDLDPRSTTGAWAGEIGMVQMLPEDIIKFGRDGDGDGHVKLKESAADAILTAGAFIQHLGWRRGEPWLQEVKVPQNLNWAESGLDKTKTGAQWAALGVQPRWGQISGNLPASLLLPQGRKGPAFLAYPNYNIYLEWNQSFVYTTTAAYFATRLAGAPVYTEGNPDLGLDDAQMKQLQSKLSSMGYDVGKIDGILGSGTRNAVQQVQQKLGMPADAWPTPELLNRL
- a CDS encoding arylsulfatase, which gives rise to MSHFRMLPRLSAVVLGLAAAFAATSQTSLAQEAQKPNILAIWGDDIGTWNISHNNRGMMGYRTPNIDRIAQEGVAFTDYYAQQSCTAGRAAFIGGNVPVRTGMTKVGLPGAEQGWQETDVTMATVLKAQGYKTGQFGKNHQGDLDEHLPTNHGFDEFFGNLYHLNAEEEPENRDYPGDMVLANGKTFREQFGPRGVLHTWANADGTQKIEDTGPLTKKRMETVDEESLAEAKRFIREAVEEGVPFFVWWNGTRMHFRTHVKEEHTGIAGPSGDTYHDGMVEHDMHVGELLDLLDELGIADNTVVMYSTDNGPHFNTWPDAGTTPFRSEKNSNWEGAYRVPAFIRWPGVFQENVTLNGIVAHEDWLPTFAAIAGATDIKEQLLEGVELGGRTYRNYIDGYDLNAYLKGETDASPRHEFWYVNDDGQVVAARYDDWKVVFLENRGQAFGVWQEPFTELRVPAIFNLRRDPFEKAQHNANIYFDWLLDRAFVIVPIQALASRFLQTMQDYPPSQTPGSFNLMAIEEKLKAGMSGSN
- a CDS encoding cupin domain-containing protein — its product is MKLSSFAFIAVLSGALCATPVLSADKSITPDGKPAPSKPHAKPGSKAAQDEEAAAKTPYATVRDVFSGDTTVAGEKVAFPQSNPSIKAIEITMEPGEETQWHQHHAPLFAYILEGEITVTYEELGKKVYRTGDGLLEAMDITHRGQNTGEGPAKILAVFLLGDDGVATVAEDKPGANKNKVE